From the Solanum lycopersicum chromosome 10, SLM_r2.1 genome, one window contains:
- the LOC101259494 gene encoding photosystem II reaction center proteins PsbY, chloroplastic, protein MAATIATMAVLNAKCFTKASINNPSKPKPISLLSIHNLPKGLLTSKPSNLSIPLTGTAIAGAVFSTLSSCDSAFAAQQIAELAEGGDNRGLALLLPLIPALAWVLYNILQPALNQINKMRNQGVIIGLGLTGLAATGFFNTPEASAATDIATIAESASDNRGQLLLIVVTPALLWVAYNILQPALNQINKMRSD, encoded by the coding sequence atggcAGCCACCATAGCTACCATGGCCGTCCTCAACGCCAAATGCTTCACCAAAGCATCTATTAACAACCCATCAAAGCCAAAACCCATCTCTCTTCTCTCCATCCACAACCTCCCCAAAGGTCTCTTAACTTCAAAGCCCTCAAATTTATCCATCCCACTCACTGGAACCGCAATTGCAGGTGCCGTTTTCTCTACCCTAAGCTCATGTGACTCCGCATTTGCAGCTCAACAAATCGCAGAATTAGCTGAAGGAGGAGATAACAGGGGATTAGCACTGTTGCTACCATTGATCCCGGCTCTAGCCTGGGTTCTTTACAACATTCTTCAACCAGCACTAAACCAAATCAACAAAATGAGGAATCAAGGAGTTATAATCGGGCTTGGTCTTACAGGGCTTGCAGCAACAGGCTTCTTTAACACTCCAGAAGCCTCTGCTGCTACCGATATCGCCACGATTGCAGAATCAGCAAGTGATAACAGGGGACAACTTTTGCTGATTGTTGTAACACCTGCTTTGCTTTGGGTAGCTTACAACATTCTACAACCAGCTTTGAATCAGATTAATAAGATGAGATCAGATTGA
- the LOC101259793 gene encoding calmodulin-binding protein 25 — translation MASSDNLMTMEPWAFRSAFADSWFSDVYTRETETLTKVLQKSAFPEPEMNPVQTSTGTNSGGSENETTGVSNRRSNKVRVNGKITKRKSRALRRNTTTYITADVDNFREMVQQVTGVRFGGDGQLPVAHVLKPEPQRVVNRLQPGCFLPTLDTSAFLLEQSAEPMPAQPQTAADVVVDGGSCGFDCSSFSAFPTLESFMENSNVV, via the coding sequence ATGGCTTCTTCTGACAATTTAATGACCATGGAGCCATGGGCTTTCCGTTCTGCTTTTGCTGATTCTTGGTTTTCTGACGTATACACCAGAGAAACTGAAACATTAACCAAAGTCCTCCAAAAATCTGCCTTCCCGGAACCGGAGATGAACCCGGTTCAAACTTCGACCGGAACCAATTCCGGTGGGTCGGAGAATGAGACGACCGGTGTTTCGAATCGGAGGAGCAATAAAGTCCGAGTGAACGGGAAGATAACTAAGAGGAAGTCACGTGCTTTAAGGCGTAATACGACGACGTATATAACTGCTGACGTGGATAATTTCCGTGAAATGGTGCAGCAGGTGACCGGAGTTAGATTCGGCGGCGACGGGCAGTTGCCGGTTGCTCATGTTCTGAAACCTGAACCCCAGCGTGTTGTCAACCGGCTACAGCCTGGTTGTTTTTTGCCTACACTTGACACGTCAGCTTTTTTACTCGAACAGTCAGCGGAACCCATGCCGGCGCAGCCGCAGACGGCGGCGGATGTGGTGGTTGATGGTGGCTCGTGTGGATTTGATTGTAGCTCTTTTTCTGCCTTTCCTACCCTTGAATCATTCATGGAAAACAGCAATGTAGTTTAA